The Thermotoga maritima MSB8 region ATAGACAAGATAATTGAAGAAATAGACAAGTTACCTTCACCAAATGTTGTTGTTCAAAGGATAATCGCCGTTTGTTCAAAGCCGGATGCGTCTTCTACTGAAGTGGCGAACACTCTCATGATGGACGCAAGCTTGAGTGCCAGGGTGTTGAAACTGGCCAACTCAGCCTATTATGGCGTTCCAAGAAAGATAACCACGTTGAGCGAAGCGGTGATGATCCTTGGTTTCAAAACGGTGAGAAATCTCGCCCTCAGTGTTTTCACTTACGATATGGTTTTCAAAAACAGTTCCTCTGGAATCGATCGTGAAAAGCTCTGGGAGCATTTCATAGCGAGTGCTATCGCTTCAGAAACCGTTGCAGAAACAATGGGCTATCCCCTCAAGGAAGAGATCTTCATAGCAGGACTCCTCCACGATCTGGGCAAGGTAGTTTATGATCTACTGTTCTCCGATATACTTGAAACGGAAGCCAAAATTGCTCAAAAGACGAAGAAAAACCTCATAGACATAGAAGAGGAGCTTGGGATTCCACCGCACTCCGAAGTGGGCGCAAAATTGCTCAGAAAGTGGAATTTTCCAGATCTTCTTGTTTTGTCTGCGGAATTTCACCACAACGTCGAGGGTAACCCGAACGAACTCTTCGTCAACCAGGTTTCCATGGTCCACATAGGAGATGTGATAGCGAATCTCATGATGAAAGGGGCATCTCTTTCGTGGGGAGATCCGAAACTTTCTCCTTTTGCTTTGAATGTGCTGAAAGTGAAACCGAAAACTTTCTTGAGAATACTGGATAAATCTAAGGAGAAGTACAACAAGGCTCAGGAATTCTTGCAGATAGATTAGGAGGTGAAAAGAATGAACCCAGCCTATAGAAAAGCCATGCTCGAATCGGAGATTCAAAAACTTTTGATGGAAGCACTTCAACAGCTGAGAGATCCCCGCTTGAAGAAAGATTTCGTCACGTTTTCCAGAGTGGAACTCTCAAAGGACAAAAGGTACGCAGACGTCTATGTCAGTTTCCTCGGCACACCGGAAGAACGAAAGGAAACGGTTGAAATATTGAACAGAGCGAAGGGTTTTTTCAGGACCTTTATCGCCAAAAATCTGAGACTCTACGTTGCTCCCGAAATTCGCTTTTACGAGGACAAAGGCATAGAGGCGAGTGTAAAAGTTCACCAGCTGCTGGTTCAACTTGGATACGATCCTCTGAAGGACAAAGAAAAGAAAGAGGAGGATAAGGAAGAAGAATGAAGCACGGAATCCTTGTAGCTTACAAGCCTAAAGGACCCACATCGCACGATGTTGTGGACGAAGTTAGAAAAAAATTGAAGACGAGGAAAGTCGGACACGGAGGAACTCTCGATCCGTTCGCCTGTGGGGTTCTCATAATCGGTGTCAACCAGGGCACGAGAATTCTCGAGTTCTACAAGGATTTGAAAAAGGTGTACTGGGTGAAGATGAGGCTTGGTTTGATAACCGAGACTTTCGATATAACAGGCGAAGTTGTCGAAGAACGAGAGTGCAACGTCACCGAAGAAGAAATAAGAGAAGCAATCTTTTCCTTTGTGGGAGAATACGACCAAGTTCCACCAGCTTATTCTGCTAAAAAATACAAAGGCGAACGTCTCTACAAACTGGCGAGAGAGGGAAAGATCATAAATCTTCCACCAAAGCGAGTGAAGATCTTCAAGATATGGGACGTGAATATTGAGGGAAGAGACGTCTCTTTCAGAGTGGAAGTGTCTCCTGGTACCTACATAAGATCTCTCTGTATGGATATAGGTTACAAGCTCGGTTGCGGTGCCACCGCTGTTGAGCTTGTAAGGGAGAGCGTGGGACCTCATACAATCGAGGAAAGTTTGAACGTATTCGAAGCCGCTCCTGAAGAGATCGAAAACAGGATCATACCACTCGAAAAATGCCTTGAGTGGCTGCCGCGTGTTGTCGTTCATCAGGAATCAACGAAAATGATTCTCAACGGTTCTCAAATACACCTTGAGATGCTCAAAGAATGGGACGGTTTCAAAAAGGGTGAAGTTGTCAGAGTATTCAACGAAGAAGGACGGTTACTTGCTCTGGCTGAAGCGGAAAGAAATTCTTCGTTTCTGGAAACCTTGAGAAAGCACGAAAGAAACGAGCGAGTTTTGACCCTCAGAAAGGTCTTCAACACGAGGTGAAAGGAATGGTTGTCAGCATCGGAGTTTTCGATGGAGTTCACATCGGGCATCAGAAGGTCTTGAGGACCATGAAGGAAATAGCATTTTTCAGGAAGGACGATAGCCTTATCTACACCATATCTTATCCCCCCGAATATTTCTTACCGGATTTTCCCGGTCTTCTCATGACGGTAGAAAGCAGGGTGGAGATGCTTTCTCGTTACGCCAGAACCGTTGTTCTGGATTTTTTCAGAATAAAAGATCTCACCCCAGAAGGGTTCGTCGAGAGGTATCTATCTGGAGTATCGGCTGTTGTTGTTGGAAGGGATTTCAGATTTGGCAAGAACGCGAGCGGAAACGCGTCTTTTCTCAGAAAGAAAGGTGTGGAAGTCTATGAAATTGAAGATGTCGTTGTTCAGGGAAAAAGAGTGAGCAGTTCTCTGATCAGAAACCTCGTTCAGGAGGGAAGAGTGGAGGAAATTCCTGCATATCTCGGCAGATATTTCGAAATCGAAGGAATCGTCCACAAAGATAGGGAATTTGGAAGAAAACTGGGATTTCCAACTGCCAACATCGATAGAGGAAATGAAAAACTCGTAGATCTGAAAAGAGGAGTTTATCTGGTGAGAGTTCATCTGCCGGATGGAAAGAAAAAATTCGGTGTTATGAACGTGGGTTTCAGGCCCACCGTGGGTGATGCGAGAAACGTGAAGTACGAGGTGTACATCCTGGATTTCGAAGGGGATCTTTACGGGCAGAGACTGAAACTGGAAGTATTGAAATTCATGAGGGATGAGAAGAAATTTGATTCAATCGAGGAGCTGAAGGCTGCTATTGACCAGGATGTAAAGAGCGCCAGAAACATGATAGATGATATAATCAATTCGAAGTTCGAAAAAGAGGGGTGATATGCGGATGCGAAAGTTGACCTACACTGCGATGTGGCTCGCTGTTGGTGTAGCTCTTGCCTATCTTTTTCATCTGCTGAACCTCGGAAGAATGTTCCTGCCTCTTCATTTGGTGGCCATGCTCGCTGGAGCGACTTCTGGAGCCTTCGTGGGAGGAGTGACGGGTGCGGTACTTCCTATTCTTTCGTTTTTAACGATGGGGATGCCTCCATTTCCAATGTTTCTCTTCATGATACCTGAGGTGTTCACATACGGTTTCGTCATGGGGGTTATGAAGAAAAACATATTCGTTAGAATCCTCATCGCCGTGGTTCTTGGAAGACTCGTTTACTCGGTTTCCTACTACGTTCTTGGGGCCCTCATTGGTATCAAGCTTCAGCCGTTAACCTCCATTTTATTGAGTTTTACCACGGGTATTCCCGGTATCGTTCTTCAATTCATTTTGGTTCCACTGGTTTACAGACGGCTTCAATTGATATTTGAGAAGGGAGGAAAGGAGAATGCCTGAGATCATCTACGCAGCAGCTCCGGGTGCTTCGAACGGTACCACCACAACCGCAACAGGTGGTGGCTGGGGAAGTCTCCTCTTCATGCTGATATTCTTCATAGCCATTTTTTACTTCATGATCATCCTTCCCCAGAGGAGAAGAGAAAAACAGTTCCAGCAGATGATAAGTCAGATGAAACGAGGAGACACGGTCGTCACAATCGGAGGAATTGTCGGGAAAGTCATCGATATCAAAAAGGACACCGTCAAGATCAAAACAGCAAATTCCACGGAACTCGAGATAACAAAAAGGGCTATTTCCACGGTTATAAAGGAGAGGTCACAGGAAAATCAGGAGGGATGATGAATGAGGGGAGACAGAGTAAGACTCATAGTAGTTCTACTGGTACTGGCTGGTGCCCTGCTTGCCATTTTCTGGCCCAGTAAAGGAGGATGGATATCCAACATTCGTCTTGGTTTGGATATAAAAGGTGGTGCAAGGATCGAATACATGGTTGAAGTTCAGCAAGGAACAGAAAATCCTTCCGATGTTGTGGATGACGTGTGGACCGTGCTGAGAAACAGGCTCGATGCGGCTGGTTACACAGAAGCGGCCGTGAAGAAAGTACTCCGGGATAACAAATACTACATAGTAGTGGAGATACCCGGGGCGACCGACACGGTCCAGGCGGAAAAGTTGATCGGATCGACGGGTGTCCTTTACTTTGCTCAGGTTCTCGATGAGTACCTCGGTGAAGATCCCAGCAAAGTACCTGAACTTTCCCTTGAAGCCAGAAGAGAGAACGCGGTATGGCTCAAAGGAAGAGATGGAAAGTGGTACCTCGTGAAAAAAGAGATAATGGGAAGGAAAGACCTAGTTCTTGAAGCTCCAAGAATCGTGTATGCAAGACCGGAAGTGGAGACAAGAACTGGAAGATACGGCTACAAGGTTTCCTTTGAACTCGCAAAAGAGTACGTTGATATATTCAAAAAGATCACACAAGCGCTGTACGTTCCCGAAGGAACTTATGATCCAAAGAAGAGACTCGCTATAGTGCTCGACGATGTTGTTCAATTCGTTGGTCAAGTGGTTGCAATCATAACTGATGGGAAGGCAGAGATAACAGGTAATTTCTCACTGGAAGAAGCGAAACAGCTCGCTGCCATTCTAAGGAGTGGCGCGCTTCCCGCAAGGCTCGTAAAAACCTCTTCGGGATGGGTTGCACCGCTCCTCGGACGTGATGTGATCGATGCTTCCTTGAAAGCAGGAATAATCGGACTAATACTCGTTCTCGTTTACATGATCATTTATTACAGAACGATGGGAATAGTCGCCGATCTTGCACTCATTTACAACACCGTATTACTCCTTGGTGTGATGGCAGCCGGCAAATTCATTCTCACCCTCCCTGGAATAGCGGGTATCATCCTCACTATAGGAACGACCGTCGATGGAAACGTGATTATATACGAAAGGATAAAAGAAGAGATGAGGCTGGGTAAACCTGTTAAAACTTCCATAGCGGCTGGTTTCGACAGATCGCTTTCGACGATACTCGACGCGAACATCACGACGATACTCACAGGTCTCATTCTCTACTATTTTGGCACAGGAACCATCAAAGGCTTTGCCATCACTCTGATCATCGGTGTACTTGGAAGTATATTTGTGAATCTGGTATTCAGTCGTCTGCTTCTCGATGCACTTGCGCGCTTCATCAAGCCACTCAGAGCCGATGAGGCACAGGGAGGGACCGGGCAATGAGGAAAGAAATTGATTTCATGGGAAAGTCGAAGATCTTCATTACGATCTCGCTGATACTGATAGCGATATCCATCGTTTCCATATTCACGAAAGGATTCAACTTCGGAGTGGAGTTCACCGGTGGTTCCGAGATCATAGTGAGATTTGAAAACAAAGAGGTCACGGAAAACGACATAAGGGCCGCTATTTCTCAAATCTCTGAAGAATTTGCAAACGCGAGAATAGTAGAAGTTCGTTCCGCGGGAGATCCTTCAAACGTTCAGAAGTACTCCATTATCGTTCCGAAAACTTACGAACCGGATGAAAAGCAGAAAATTCAGGAAGAGATGGAAAAGCTCCTTTCGGGCAAGGTGGTGTCCTTCAATGAGATCAGTGGAACAGCAGCTGAGGAAATCAGAAGGGGAACGTGGACGGCGATTCTGGTGGCTCTTGTTGTGCTCCTCATCTACATAACCATCAGATTCAGATTCATCTTTGGAGTCGCCGCTGTTGTGGCTCTGATACACGATGTGCTCATCACCATGGGATTCTTCTCGCTGTTCGGCTACGAGATAAACGTCGCGGCGGTGGCAGCGTTTCTCACACTACTCGGTTACTCTCTCAACGACACGATCGTTCTTTCAGACAGGATCAGGGAGAACATGAGAAGATATCGCGGAAGGAACATGGTGAACATCGTGAACATGAGTATAAATCAGGTGCTCGCCAGAACGATAAACACCTCTCTCACCACGTTCTTCGTCGTTTTTGTTCTTCTTCTGTTTGCTGGAAACGCCGTCAAACCCTTCGCTTTCGGAATGACGGTGGGTACGATTGTGGGAACGTATTCCTCGCTTTACGTTGCCTCGCCTATCATCGTGAAATGGACAAAACAATAAGAGGGGCTCAAAGCCCCTCTTTTTTAAAGCTCCACCCGACTCATGTTCCCCAGGATGAGATTCAAGCTCGCCGGTCTCTTCTGCGATCCTTTCACAGAAACTCCCTTTCCCAATATGGAAGAGTCTATTCTTTTTTCCACACCTGTTATAGAGCATTCATCCATCACGATGCTGTTTTCCACTTCACAATCTTCGAGTATCACTCTGTTTCCTATTGAGGAATAGGGCCCTACGTAGGAGTTCTTTATGAAACAATTCTCTCCTATAACCGCGGGACCTCTGATCACAGAATTGACGATTTTCGACGCTTTTCCTATTCTCACGGGCCCCTGTATGGAGGACTTGTCATCCATTTCTCCGAGAAGTTCTTCGGTTGTCTCCATCAGGATCTTCCTGTTCGCCTCTAACAGATCTTCTGGCTTTCCAGTGTCTTTCCACCAACCGTAAACGATGTAACCCCGAACTTTTTCACCCTTCTCAATAAGGTATTCGATGGCGTCCGTTATCTCGAGTTCTCCCCTCCAGGAAGGTTTTATGTTCTTTATTCCTTCGAAGATCTTGTTTCTGAAGAGATAGAGTCCCACGATGGCGAGATTGCTGGGGGGAGTTTTGGGTTTTTCCACAACCTTTATCACTCTGTCACCTTCCATTACAGCTACACCGAAACGGGTTGGATCTTTGACCGGCGATAGTAGAATCGAAGCGGCATAGTCCGAATTTTCAAAATCTTTCACGAATTTTCCCAGATCTTCGAGAATGAGGTTGTCCCCCAGATACATCATGAAATCCTCGTCTCCGAGAAATTCCCGTGAAACCCAGACGGCGTGTGCAAGGCCCTTAGGTTCTTCCTGAATGATGTAAGAGATCCTGAGGCCGAAGTTTTCGCCTGTACCAACTATGCTTTTAAACTCTTCGGCGTTGTGAGGACTAACCACGATTCCCACTTCTTCGATACCGGCTCGCGCGATGTTTTCCAGGCTGTAGAAGAGAATAGGCTTGTTAGCGATAGGGATAAGGTGTTTGGCAGTTGTGAATGTGAGCGGTCTGAGTCTTGTCCCTTTTCCGGCACACAGAACTATCGCTTTCTTCACACTTCACACCTCCTCTTTTCAAGATTATATCAATCAAGCATGATAGAATAGATAAGGAAAAATTTTCAGGAGGTGATTTGTTTTGAAGGTGATACTTCTCAGGGACGTTCCAAAGATCGGGAAAAAGGGTGAAATCAAAGAAGTTTCGGATGGATACGCGAGGAACTACCTCATACCCCGTGGTTTTGCAAAAGAATACACGGAAGGGCTTGAAAGGGCGATAAAACACGAAAAAGAAATAGAAAAAAGAAAAAAGGAACGAGAAAGAGAAGAGAGTGAAAAGATTCTCAAGGAATTGAAAAAAAGAACTCACGTTGTGAAGGTCAAAGCAGGTGAAGGCGGAAAGATATTCGGAGCTGTCACAGCCGCAACAGTCGCAGAAGAGATCTCAAAAACCACCGGTTTGAAGCTCGATAAAAGGTGGTTTAAACTGGACAAACCCATAAAAGAACTGGGTGAGTACTCTCTGGAAGTCAGTCTGCCAGGGGGTGTAAAGGACACGATAAAGATCAGGGTGGAGAGAGAAGAATGAACATCATAGGGTTTTCAAAGGCGCTGTTTTCCACCTGGATCTATTATTCACCGGAGCGCATACTCTTTGATGCGGGGGAGGGTGTCTCCACGACTCTTGGAAGTAAGGTGTACGCCTTCAAATACGTCTTTCTCACTCATGGGCACGTGGATCACATAGCGGGATTGTGGGGAGTTGTGAACATAAGGAACAACGGTATGGGAGACAGAGAAAAACCTCTCGACGTTTTTTATCCAGAAGGAAACAGAGCCGTGGAGGAGTACACCGAATTCATAAAGAGAGCAAACCCCGATCTCAGATTCTCTTTCAACGTTCACCCTTTGAAGGAAGGTGAGAGAGTCTTTCTGAGGAATGCAGGGGGGTTCAAAAGGTACGTTCAGCCGTTCAGAACGAAACACGTTTCCTCTGAAGTGAGTTTTGGTTATCACATATTCGAGGTTAGAAGGAAACTGAAGAAAGAATTTCAGGGGTTGGACAGCAAAGAAATCTCACGCCTTGTAAAAGAAAAAGGCAGAGACTTCGTCACTGAAGAATACCACAAAAAGGTTCTCACTATCAGCGGCGATTCACTGGCGCTCGATCCCGAGGAGATTCGTGGAACGGAACTGCTCATCCACGAGTGTACGTTCCTGGACGCACGCGATCGAAGGTACAAGAATCACGCTGCCATAGACGAAGTGATGGAGTCTGTGAAAGCAGCGGGTGTCAAAAAGGTCATTCTCTACCACATTTCCACCCGTTACATAAGACAGCTCAAGTCGGTCATAAAAAAATACAGGGAGGAAATGCCTGATGTAGAGATCCTTTACATGGATCCAAGAAAGGTGTTTGAAATGTGAGGGGGCGAAATTATGGAAGCCTGGGTGTTCTGGCTTGTTCTCGGTGTGATCCTTATGGTTGCAGAAATTCTCACACCCACATTCTTCATATTCTGGTTTGGAGTGGGTGCCCTTGCCGCTTCTCTGGTGTCACTCTATCTTGGGGTGTACGTTCAAATCATAGTCTTTGCAGCTGTATCTATAGTACTCGTCTTCCTCACGAGAAGGTTGGTTCAGAACTGGGAATCTCCGAGAAAGATCCATGTTGAAGAGATCGCTGGAAAGGTAGCTCTCGTTATTGAGACAATAGATAACAGAAAGGGAACTGGCCTTGTGAAGATCGATGGAGATGTGTGGAGAGCGTACGCAGAAGACGACGATGAGGTCATAGAGAAAGGAGAACACGTGAAGATAATGAAGGTAGAAGGTGCTCATGTGGTTGTAAAAAGAGTATGAGGGAGGTGTTTCTATGTTGATAGCTCTTGTTGTTCTGGTCTTTTTCCTGATCGTACTGGCTGCGAGTTCTATAAGGATCGTGCGCCCGTACGAACGAGGTCTCGTGGAAAGGCTCGGAAAATTCAAGAGGGAAGTAGGAGCAGGAGTACATTTCATAATTCCTTTCTTCGAACGAATGATAAAGGTGGATATGAGAGAAAAAGTCATCGATGTTCCTCCACAGGAGGTTATAACAAGAGATAACGTGGTTGTGACGGTGGATGCCGTGATCTACTACGAGATCACCGACGCATACAGGGTGGTTTACAACGTGAGCAACTTCGAGATGGCCACCATAAAGCTCGCTCAGACGAATCTGAGAAACGTCATAGGTGAACTGGAGCTCGATCAAACGCTCACATCCAGGGAAAGAATAAACATGAAGCTTCGAACTGTTCTCGACGAAGCAACGGACAAATGGGGTGTGAGAATCACACGGGTTGAGATCAAAAAGATAGACCCACCTCAGGACATCACCGATGCTATGAGTAAGCAGATGAAGGCGGAGAGGACAAAAAGAGCTGCCATACTGGAGGCGGAGGGTTACAAGCAGGCGGAGATATTGAAAGCAGAGGGTCAGAAAAACGCGGCCATTTTGAGAGCAGAAGGTGAAGCGGAAGCCATAAAGAGAGTCGCGGAAGCGAACATGCAAAAGCTCATTCTCGAAGCACGTGGACAGGCTGAAGCGATAAAACTCGTTTTCAACGCGATACATGAAGGAAATCCGACTAAAGATCTTCTCACTGTCAGGTACCTTGAGACACTGAAGGAAATGGCCAACGGTCAGGCAACAAAGATATTCCTCCCGTTTGAGGCTAGTTCCATACTCGCAAGCCTGGGAGCCATATCTGAAATTTTCAAAAAGGAAGAAAACAAGAGGGATGAGAAATGATCTGGTTCCTTGAAGGGCTGTCCTTTTCTGTTGTTGGATTCTTTGTATCTGTCTTCTTTTCCTATCTCTATCTGAAAAGAAGAGAAAGAATTGATCTGAGTGCCCTCAAAATATTCAACGAGTTCACCACACTGGGTCTCATTTACCTGTTTTCTTGGATGTTGAATTCTCTCTTTTTTTATCTGATAGTGGTTGTTCTGGCGGTGCTCTTCTTTCTTGGAAAATCTGTTCGCTTTCTGATGAGTATAAATGAGCAGTACCGCATCATGTTTCTTTCCTTTGGATACAACGACAAAGAATTCAGCCTCTATCAGATCAGAAAAAAACTCTTCAAATCCTTTGTAAGACCTGCTCTGAAGTTTTTTGGTCTGTACATCGTCTTTTCGAGTGCAGATTTAAAGAATCCTTTCGTGATTTCAATCTTGCTTGTTCTTGGTGTAACAATAGGTTTACTGAACGGAGTAGACAAGTTCGACTAATTTGGTAGAATTATATCGGAGGTGAAAAAATGGGTATTTTGTCGGACAAGGACATCGCTTATCTCAAGGATCTTTTTGGAAAAGAGCTCAAAAGAAAGGTGAAGATCGTCTTCTTCAAAACAGAAGACAAAACACGCTGTCAGTACTGCGAAATCACGGAACAGGTTCTGGAGGAACTCGTTTCTGTTGATCCAAAGCTCGAGCTTGAAATCCACGATTTCGACAGCGACAAAGAAGCGGTGGAAAAGTACCAGGTGGAAATGGTTCCCGCCACA contains the following coding sequences:
- the secF gene encoding protein translocase subunit SecF, which produces MRKEIDFMGKSKIFITISLILIAISIVSIFTKGFNFGVEFTGGSEIIVRFENKEVTENDIRAAISQISEEFANARIVEVRSAGDPSNVQKYSIIVPKTYEPDEKQKIQEEMEKLLSGKVVSFNEISGTAAEEIRRGTWTAILVALVVLLIYITIRFRFIFGVAAVVALIHDVLITMGFFSLFGYEINVAAVAAFLTLLGYSLNDTIVLSDRIRENMRRYRGRNMVNIVNMSINQVLARTINTSLTTFFVVFVLLLFAGNAVKPFAFGMTVGTIVGTYSSLYVASPIIVKWTKQ
- the truB gene encoding tRNA pseudouridine(55) synthase TruB, translating into MKHGILVAYKPKGPTSHDVVDEVRKKLKTRKVGHGGTLDPFACGVLIIGVNQGTRILEFYKDLKKVYWVKMRLGLITETFDITGEVVEERECNVTEEEIREAIFSFVGEYDQVPPAYSAKKYKGERLYKLAREGKIINLPPKRVKIFKIWDVNIEGRDVSFRVEVSPGTYIRSLCMDIGYKLGCGATAVELVRESVGPHTIEESLNVFEAAPEEIENRIIPLEKCLEWLPRVVVHQESTKMILNGSQIHLEMLKEWDGFKKGEVVRVFNEEGRLLALAEAERNSSFLETLRKHERNERVLTLRKVFNTR
- a CDS encoding ECF transporter S component, encoding MRKLTYTAMWLAVGVALAYLFHLLNLGRMFLPLHLVAMLAGATSGAFVGGVTGAVLPILSFLTMGMPPFPMFLFMIPEVFTYGFVMGVMKKNIFVRILIAVVLGRLVYSVSYYVLGALIGIKLQPLTSILLSFTTGIPGIVLQFILVPLVYRRLQLIFEKGGKENA
- a CDS encoding SPFH domain-containing protein, yielding MLIALVVLVFFLIVLAASSIRIVRPYERGLVERLGKFKREVGAGVHFIIPFFERMIKVDMREKVIDVPPQEVITRDNVVVTVDAVIYYEITDAYRVVYNVSNFEMATIKLAQTNLRNVIGELELDQTLTSRERINMKLRTVLDEATDKWGVRITRVEIKKIDPPQDITDAMSKQMKAERTKRAAILEAEGYKQAEILKAEGQKNAAILRAEGEAEAIKRVAEANMQKLILEARGQAEAIKLVFNAIHEGNPTKDLLTVRYLETLKEMANGQATKIFLPFEASSILASLGAISEIFKKEENKRDEK
- the rnz gene encoding ribonuclease Z — encoded protein: MNIIGFSKALFSTWIYYSPERILFDAGEGVSTTLGSKVYAFKYVFLTHGHVDHIAGLWGVVNIRNNGMGDREKPLDVFYPEGNRAVEEYTEFIKRANPDLRFSFNVHPLKEGERVFLRNAGGFKRYVQPFRTKHVSSEVSFGYHIFEVRRKLKKEFQGLDSKEISRLVKEKGRDFVTEEYHKKVLTISGDSLALDPEEIRGTELLIHECTFLDARDRRYKNHAAIDEVMESVKAAGVKKVILYHISTRYIRQLKSVIKKYREEMPDVEILYMDPRKVFEM
- a CDS encoding NfeD family protein, with the translated sequence MEAWVFWLVLGVILMVAEILTPTFFIFWFGVGALAASLVSLYLGVYVQIIVFAAVSIVLVFLTRRLVQNWESPRKIHVEEIAGKVALVIETIDNRKGTGLVKIDGDVWRAYAEDDDEVIEKGEHVKIMKVEGAHVVVKRV
- the secD gene encoding protein translocase subunit SecD; this translates as MRGDRVRLIVVLLVLAGALLAIFWPSKGGWISNIRLGLDIKGGARIEYMVEVQQGTENPSDVVDDVWTVLRNRLDAAGYTEAAVKKVLRDNKYYIVVEIPGATDTVQAEKLIGSTGVLYFAQVLDEYLGEDPSKVPELSLEARRENAVWLKGRDGKWYLVKKEIMGRKDLVLEAPRIVYARPEVETRTGRYGYKVSFELAKEYVDIFKKITQALYVPEGTYDPKKRLAIVLDDVVQFVGQVVAIITDGKAEITGNFSLEEAKQLAAILRSGALPARLVKTSSGWVAPLLGRDVIDASLKAGIIGLILVLVYMIIYYRTMGIVADLALIYNTVLLLGVMAAGKFILTLPGIAGIILTIGTTVDGNVIIYERIKEEMRLGKPVKTSIAAGFDRSLSTILDANITTILTGLILYYFGTGTIKGFAITLIIGVLGSIFVNLVFSRLLLDALARFIKPLRADEAQGGTGQ
- a CDS encoding glucose-1-phosphate thymidylyltransferase produces the protein MKKAIVLCAGKGTRLRPLTFTTAKHLIPIANKPILFYSLENIARAGIEEVGIVVSPHNAEEFKSIVGTGENFGLRISYIIQEEPKGLAHAVWVSREFLGDEDFMMYLGDNLILEDLGKFVKDFENSDYAASILLSPVKDPTRFGVAVMEGDRVIKVVEKPKTPPSNLAIVGLYLFRNKIFEGIKNIKPSWRGELEITDAIEYLIEKGEKVRGYIVYGWWKDTGKPEDLLEANRKILMETTEELLGEMDDKSSIQGPVRIGKASKIVNSVIRGPAVIGENCFIKNSYVGPYSSIGNRVILEDCEVENSIVMDECSITGVEKRIDSSILGKGVSVKGSQKRPASLNLILGNMSRVEL
- the rbfA gene encoding 30S ribosome-binding factor RbfA; the protein is MNPAYRKAMLESEIQKLLMEALQQLRDPRLKKDFVTFSRVELSKDKRYADVYVSFLGTPEERKETVEILNRAKGFFRTFIAKNLRLYVAPEIRFYEDKGIEASVKVHQLLVQLGYDPLKDKEKKEEDKEEE
- the yajC gene encoding preprotein translocase subunit YajC, with amino-acid sequence MPEIIYAAAPGASNGTTTTATGGGWGSLLFMLIFFIAIFYFMIILPQRRREKQFQQMISQMKRGDTVVTIGGIVGKVIDIKKDTVKIKTANSTELEITKRAISTVIKERSQENQEG
- a CDS encoding HDOD domain-containing protein, which produces MPAKIIDKIIEEIDKLPSPNVVVQRIIAVCSKPDASSTEVANTLMMDASLSARVLKLANSAYYGVPRKITTLSEAVMILGFKTVRNLALSVFTYDMVFKNSSSGIDREKLWEHFIASAIASETVAETMGYPLKEEIFIAGLLHDLGKVVYDLLFSDILETEAKIAQKTKKNLIDIEEELGIPPHSEVGAKLLRKWNFPDLLVLSAEFHHNVEGNPNELFVNQVSMVHIGDVIANLMMKGASLSWGDPKLSPFALNVLKVKPKTFLRILDKSKEKYNKAQEFLQID
- the ribF gene encoding riboflavin biosynthesis protein RibF, with translation MVVSIGVFDGVHIGHQKVLRTMKEIAFFRKDDSLIYTISYPPEYFLPDFPGLLMTVESRVEMLSRYARTVVLDFFRIKDLTPEGFVERYLSGVSAVVVGRDFRFGKNASGNASFLRKKGVEVYEIEDVVVQGKRVSSSLIRNLVQEGRVEEIPAYLGRYFEIEGIVHKDREFGRKLGFPTANIDRGNEKLVDLKRGVYLVRVHLPDGKKKFGVMNVGFRPTVGDARNVKYEVYILDFEGDLYGQRLKLEVLKFMRDEKKFDSIEELKAAIDQDVKSARNMIDDIINSKFEKEG
- the rplI gene encoding 50S ribosomal protein L9, whose protein sequence is MKVILLRDVPKIGKKGEIKEVSDGYARNYLIPRGFAKEYTEGLERAIKHEKEIEKRKKEREREESEKILKELKKRTHVVKVKAGEGGKIFGAVTAATVAEEISKTTGLKLDKRWFKLDKPIKELGEYSLEVSLPGGVKDTIKIRVEREE